A window of Panicum virgatum strain AP13 chromosome 8K, P.virgatum_v5, whole genome shotgun sequence contains these coding sequences:
- the LOC120644965 gene encoding uncharacterized protein LOC120644965, protein MAAAPLYGGSADGDSAEDYSAAATVVRFDPPLPLLRAPVPSPASAPGERPALAFRDAASWRAAWGAAEAGLVSQCEAGARSGCSISASRKCKPPWWKGLFGAAPTDYEERERCEEREMAACLEAAKEACIMFAKGKCIAPFRDARIASDGLLENIDFDVWCAGSDKASSTSSTVLNNQYSFSPGPGVTSYKGSDLLDSLSSEDKDNSG, encoded by the exons ATGGCTGCCGCTCCGCTCTACGGCGGGAGCGCCGACGGCGACTCGGCGGAGGACTACTCCGCGGCAGCCACCGTCGTCCGCTTCGACCCGCCGCTCCCGCTTCTCCGCGCGCCCGTCCCATCCCCCGCCTCCGCCCCCGGCGAGCGCCCCGCCCTCGCCTTCCGCGACGCCGCCAGCTGGCGAGCCGCCTggggcgccgccgaggccggcctCGTCTCGCAGTGCGAG GCTGGTGCACGATCAGGGTGCTCAATCTCTGCATCACGCAAATGCAAGCCCCCCTGGTGGAAAGGCTTATTTGGAGCTGCCCCAACTGATTATGAAGAAAGGGAGAGATGTGAAGAGCGAGAGATGGCCGCTTGTCTGGAGGCAGCAAAGGAGGCTTGCATTATGTTTGCAAAGGGAAAATGCATCGCACCATTCCGAGATGCAAGGATCGCCTCCGACGGCCTCCTGGAAAACATAGATTTCGATGTCTGGTGTGCCGGCAGTGACAAAGCGTCATCAACATCATCGACTGTTCTGAACAACCAGTACTCATTCAGTCCTGGGCCCGGCGTGACAAGCTACAAAGGAAGTGACTTGCTAGACAGCTTATCATCAGAAGACAAGGATAACTCTGGTTGA